In Clostridium sp. JN-1, one genomic interval encodes:
- a CDS encoding ferrous iron transport protein A, translated as MSICDLKIGQRALIDNLSGDKKLVKRLLALGCTEGTEVSLKTSAPLGDPIIISLRGFNLAIRKKDAENIFIKNVL; from the coding sequence ATGAGCATTTGCGATTTAAAGATTGGTCAAAGAGCTCTTATAGACAACTTATCTGGAGATAAAAAATTAGTAAAAAGACTTTTAGCACTAGGATGTACAGAAGGTACTGAGGTATCATTAAAAACATCTGCTCCTTTAGGTGATCCTATAATTATAAGTTTAAGAGGTTTCAATTTAGCTATTAGGAAAAAAGATGCAGAAAATATTTTTATTAAAAATGTATTATAA
- the feoB gene encoding ferrous iron transport protein B, translating to MITAALLGNPNVGKTSLFNLLTGSNQYVGNWAGVTVDRKEGYLNDQVKIVDLPGIYAMDTYSNEEKVSKEFLLTGNPDVIINIVDASSLDRNLYLTLQLKQFNKPIILVLNMIDTAKAKGINIDLSVLSQELNIKVLPIVASKGIGIDKLRSILLEGNFSSYNCDNEYQFHDEKETYSYINTVLSKAVSVDSEKAAFKSEKIDKIVLNKFLAYPIFFGILFIIFKFTFSWVGQPLSDLLRNLIDFDLIPLLQKFLSTSSPWFKSLLINGIVGGVGSVIVFLPVIMSLFLGISFLEDSGYMARTAFIMDKLMRKLGLSGKAFIPLIIGFGCSVPAIMSAKTLESEKDRKLTALLVPLMSCNAKLPVYAMFTSIFFHSNATTIIFSLYLLGIIMSFIIGILFKNTIFKKDEEPFIIELPEYKMPEFKNLILHTWDKGKGFLKKAGTIIFSISIIVWFLSNFNFGGMTDINNSILSYIGRAINVIFVPLGFGSWQNSVSLLTGLMAKEVVIGTMGVLYAGSLKASLLSHFTPASAYSFLVFVLLYPPCISAIATMKKEYGKNMALASIVYQSCLAWIVSFIVFNLIKIFNYKGVIYMLEISITIILAALAVYILYKNLKKQASGKCNCECCSNHCENYKK from the coding sequence ATGATCACAGCAGCTTTATTAGGAAATCCTAATGTAGGAAAGACTTCACTTTTCAATCTTCTTACTGGTTCAAATCAATATGTTGGAAACTGGGCCGGAGTAACTGTAGATAGAAAAGAGGGTTATCTTAATGACCAAGTAAAAATTGTAGACTTACCTGGAATATATGCTATGGATACTTATTCAAATGAAGAAAAAGTATCAAAAGAATTTCTACTTACAGGTAATCCTGATGTAATAATAAACATAGTTGATGCTTCAAGTTTGGATAGAAATTTGTATCTTACTTTACAGCTAAAACAATTTAATAAGCCAATAATTTTAGTGTTAAACATGATTGATACAGCAAAAGCAAAAGGTATAAATATAGATTTATCAGTTTTATCACAAGAATTAAATATTAAGGTTTTACCCATTGTAGCCTCAAAAGGCATAGGCATTGACAAGCTCAGAAGTATCCTTTTAGAAGGCAATTTTTCATCATATAATTGTGATAATGAATATCAATTTCACGACGAAAAAGAAACTTATTCATATATTAATACAGTTTTATCAAAAGCAGTTAGTGTAGACTCAGAGAAAGCAGCCTTTAAAAGTGAAAAAATAGATAAAATAGTTTTAAATAAATTTTTAGCCTATCCAATATTTTTTGGAATACTATTTATTATATTTAAATTTACATTTAGTTGGGTAGGACAGCCATTGTCTGATTTGCTTCGTAACTTAATAGATTTTGACTTGATTCCACTGCTCCAAAAGTTCTTATCAACTTCAAGTCCATGGTTTAAATCCTTACTAATAAATGGTATCGTAGGAGGCGTAGGTTCAGTTATAGTATTTTTACCAGTAATTATGTCGTTATTCCTAGGTATATCATTTCTTGAGGACAGCGGCTATATGGCAAGAACAGCATTTATAATGGATAAACTAATGAGAAAGTTAGGTTTATCTGGTAAGGCATTTATTCCACTTATAATAGGTTTTGGCTGCTCTGTACCTGCAATAATGTCTGCTAAGACTCTAGAAAGTGAAAAAGATAGGAAACTTACAGCTTTACTTGTACCGCTTATGTCATGTAATGCAAAATTACCTGTATATGCTATGTTTACATCAATATTTTTTCACAGCAATGCAACTACTATCATATTTTCATTGTATTTATTAGGAATTATTATGTCATTTATAATAGGTATATTATTTAAAAATACTATATTTAAAAAGGATGAAGAACCATTTATTATAGAACTTCCAGAATATAAAATGCCAGAATTCAAAAACTTAATTTTACATACTTGGGATAAAGGCAAAGGATTCTTAAAGAAAGCAGGAACTATAATATTTTCAATATCAATAATAGTATGGTTTTTATCCAACTTTAACTTTGGCGGAATGACTGACATAAATAATAGTATTTTATCCTATATAGGAAGAGCTATAAATGTTATATTTGTACCTTTAGGATTTGGTTCATGGCAAAATTCAGTTTCATTACTTACAGGACTTATGGCAAAGGAAGTAGTAATTGGTACTATGGGAGTACTCTATGCAGGAAGTTTAAAAGCATCATTATTAAGTCATTTTACACCAGCTTCAGCATACTCCTTCTTGGTATTTGTTCTGCTTTATCCTCCTTGTATTTCTGCAATTGCCACAATGAAAAAAGAATATGGAAAGAATATGGCATTAGCCTCTATAGTATATCAATCTTGTCTAGCTTGGATTGTATCATTTATAGTTTTTAATTTAATCAAAATATTTAATTACAAAGGTGTGATATATATGTTAGAGATATCTATTACTATTATTTTAGCAGCACTAGCAGTTTATATACTTTATAAAAACCTAAAAAAGCAGGCATCTGGTAAATGCAATTGTGAGTGCTGTTCTAATCATTGTGAAAATTATAAAAAGTAA
- a CDS encoding CBS domain-containing protein, whose protein sequence is MISDIMLCDVIKLKPEEDLKKALSIMDSNKINGAPVVGENDKLVGMLVKADIYRFLMEDGHYDTCPVDWVMTKNVITASKSETIDSVAQKLIDNEIVAIPVVDGDLVVGLASIEEVLKHYVSKNI, encoded by the coding sequence ATGATTTCAGATATAATGCTTTGCGATGTAATAAAACTTAAACCTGAGGAAGATTTAAAAAAAGCTCTGTCCATTATGGACAGTAATAAAATAAATGGTGCTCCTGTAGTTGGTGAAAATGATAAATTAGTTGGTATGCTTGTTAAAGCAGATATATATAGGTTTTTAATGGAAGATGGTCATTATGATACTTGTCCTGTTGACTGGGTTATGACTAAGAATGTTATAACTGCTTCTAAGTCTGAAACAATAGATTCAGTTGCTCAGAAGTTGATAGATAATGAGATAGTTGCAATTCCTGTAGTTGATGGTGATTTAGTTGTAGGATTAGCTTCTATTGAAGAAGTGTTGAAACATTATGTAAGTAAAAACATTTAA
- the argS gene encoding arginine--tRNA ligase, whose product MNYKKLIAERIKEHVDLNLNDIEKLIEIPPKSDMGDYAFPCFQLAKVLRKAPNMIALELQEKINKDGFEKVTTAGPYLNFFADKAVFNKNTIEKILNEKDNYGSSKIGEGKNICVEYSSPNIAKPFHVGHLFSTSIGNSLYKILSFEGYSCVRINHLGDWGTQFGKLISAYKRWCDKEALQKEPIKELLRIYVKFHEEAEKDPALEDEGRMYFKKLEDGCKEETELWQEFKNLSLKEFKKLYKLLNVEFDSYAGESFYSDKMDAIIDDIDKKGLLVESNGAKVVMLDEYNMPPCIIKKSDGATIYATRDLAAATYRKNTYDFYKSIYVVGMDQSLHFRQVFTTLKLMGNKWADDCIHVGFGLVRFADKKLSTRKGDVIFLDDLLNESTEKTLEIINEKNPNLENKEEVAKKIGIGAVIFTYLKNNREKDIVFNWKDMLSFDGETGPYVQYSYARGKSILRKVGGAKADADYGKLNSKEEFELVKTLEGFNKSIMNAINKLEPYIVTRYVIEAAKAFNKFYNSHSIINEEDEGLKAARVKLVKSTCQVLKNGLGLLGIEVVEKM is encoded by the coding sequence ATGAATTATAAAAAGTTAATAGCAGAAAGAATAAAGGAGCATGTTGATTTAAATCTAAATGACATTGAAAAGTTAATTGAAATACCGCCAAAGTCAGATATGGGAGACTATGCATTCCCATGTTTTCAATTGGCAAAAGTTTTGAGAAAAGCTCCTAATATGATAGCCTTAGAACTTCAAGAAAAAATAAATAAAGATGGTTTTGAAAAAGTTACAACTGCTGGGCCATATTTAAACTTTTTTGCAGATAAGGCTGTATTCAATAAAAATACAATAGAAAAGATACTTAATGAAAAAGATAACTATGGTTCGTCAAAAATCGGTGAAGGCAAAAATATATGTGTTGAGTATTCATCACCTAACATAGCAAAGCCTTTCCACGTAGGACATTTGTTTAGTACTTCAATAGGTAATTCACTATACAAGATACTATCTTTTGAAGGCTACAGTTGTGTTAGAATAAATCATCTTGGTGATTGGGGGACTCAATTTGGTAAGCTCATATCAGCTTATAAAAGATGGTGTGATAAAGAAGCGCTGCAAAAAGAACCAATAAAAGAGCTGCTTAGGATATATGTAAAGTTTCATGAAGAGGCAGAAAAAGATCCAGCACTAGAAGATGAAGGAAGAATGTATTTTAAAAAGCTAGAAGATGGATGTAAGGAAGAAACTGAACTTTGGCAGGAATTTAAAAATTTGAGCCTTAAAGAATTTAAAAAGTTATATAAATTATTAAATGTAGAATTTGATTCATATGCTGGTGAAAGTTTTTACAGTGATAAAATGGATGCAATAATAGATGATATAGATAAAAAGGGATTACTTGTTGAAAGTAATGGTGCAAAAGTTGTAATGCTTGATGAGTACAATATGCCTCCATGCATAATAAAAAAATCAGATGGAGCAACAATATATGCTACTAGAGATTTAGCAGCTGCTACTTATAGAAAAAATACTTATGATTTTTACAAGAGCATATATGTTGTTGGAATGGATCAATCTCTGCATTTCAGGCAAGTATTTACGACTTTAAAACTAATGGGAAATAAATGGGCTGATGATTGTATACATGTTGGATTTGGGCTTGTTAGATTTGCAGATAAAAAGCTCTCAACAAGAAAAGGTGATGTCATATTCCTTGATGATTTATTAAATGAATCTACAGAAAAAACTTTAGAAATAATAAATGAAAAAAATCCAAATTTAGAAAACAAAGAAGAAGTAGCTAAGAAGATTGGAATAGGAGCTGTTATATTTACATATTTGAAAAATAATAGGGAAAAAGACATTGTATTTAATTGGAAGGATATGTTAAGCTTTGACGGTGAGACTGGTCCATATGTTCAATATAGTTATGCAAGAGGAAAGAGTATTTTAAGAAAAGTAGGCGGCGCAAAAGCAGATGCTGATTACGGTAAGTTGAATTCAAAAGAAGAGTTTGAACTCGTAAAGACTCTAGAAGGATTTAATAAGTCCATAATGAATGCTATAAATAAATTAGAACCTTATATAGTAACAAGATATGTGATAGAAGCAGCTAAGGCTTTTAATAAATTTTATAATTCACACAGTATAATAAATGAAGAAGATGAAGGACTGAAAGCTGCAAGGGTTAAGCTAGTTAAAAGTACATGTCAAGTTTTGAAAAATGGACTTGGTTTACTTGGAATAGAAGTTGTAGAAAAAATGTAA
- a CDS encoding thioredoxin domain-containing protein produces MKLTSTPNRLINEKSPYLLQHAYNPVDWYPWGEEAFKKAKEEDKPIFLSIGYSTCHWCHVMEKESFESEEVAEILNESFVSIKVDREERPDIDSIYMAVCQGLTGGGGWPLTIIMTPDQTPFFAATYIPKDNRRGIQGLISTLENVKIGWKRNRENLLKMSHSIVNILNDRGEGRQEKLSYDFIKNTFSHFKYSFDKSYGGFVTSPKFPAPHNLMFLLMYWYAAKDEDALKMVEKTLDSMYRGGIYDHVGYGFSRYSTDRKWLVPHFEKMLYDNALLSIVYLEMYQIVKDEKYAKIANEIFTYILRDMTSKEGGFYSAEDADSEGEEGKFYIWSKDEVERILGSKNSEKFCEFFNITSHGNFEGKNILNLIDNPLFKQKDEFIESCLNKLFEYREKRVCPYKDDKILTSWNGLMITAMAIGGRVLKNDKYVDAAKKAVDFIFGNLTRDDGRLLARYRDGDAALLGYVDDYAFLIWGLIELYETTYDEYYLKKALDINKDMFKYFWDSKKGGFFVCGSDGESLITRPKEIYDGAIPSGNSAAAFNLLRLSRMTSNPEFEDRAVEILNAFSNQFKDFGIGHSFSMIALLFEMTPTKEIIIASGDDYNSQQMINSINREFRPFVVSLVRNKNNSLDEIISSAENYTAVGGKSTAYVCENFACQSPVTNISDFENLIGK; encoded by the coding sequence ATGAAGCTAACAAGCACACCAAATAGATTGATAAATGAAAAATCTCCTTATCTTTTGCAGCATGCTTATAATCCAGTAGATTGGTATCCATGGGGAGAAGAAGCTTTTAAGAAAGCAAAAGAAGAAGATAAACCTATATTTTTATCTATAGGTTACAGCACTTGCCACTGGTGTCATGTGATGGAAAAAGAGTCATTTGAAAGTGAAGAAGTGGCAGAGATTTTAAATGAAAGTTTTGTGTCAATTAAGGTGGATAGGGAAGAAAGACCTGATATAGATAGTATATATATGGCAGTGTGTCAAGGACTTACGGGAGGCGGTGGATGGCCTCTTACAATTATAATGACACCTGATCAAACCCCTTTTTTTGCAGCAACTTATATACCTAAAGATAATAGGAGGGGAATTCAAGGTCTTATAAGTACACTTGAAAATGTAAAAATAGGATGGAAAAGAAATAGAGAAAATTTGTTAAAGATGAGCCATAGTATAGTTAATATACTTAATGACAGAGGAGAAGGAAGGCAAGAAAAATTATCATATGATTTCATAAAAAACACATTTTCACATTTTAAATACAGTTTTGATAAATCATATGGGGGCTTTGTGACTTCACCTAAATTTCCAGCTCCACATAATTTAATGTTTCTTTTAATGTATTGGTACGCAGCTAAAGATGAAGATGCACTTAAAATGGTTGAAAAAACGCTGGATTCCATGTATAGAGGCGGTATATATGATCATGTAGGTTATGGGTTTAGTCGTTACTCAACTGATCGGAAATGGCTTGTACCTCATTTTGAAAAAATGTTATATGACAATGCACTGCTGTCAATAGTATATCTTGAAATGTACCAGATAGTTAAAGACGAAAAGTATGCCAAAATAGCTAATGAAATTTTTACATATATCTTAAGAGACATGACTTCTAAGGAAGGCGGATTTTATTCCGCTGAAGATGCAGATTCAGAAGGTGAAGAAGGCAAATTTTATATTTGGAGCAAGGATGAAGTAGAAAGAATACTAGGCAGTAAAAATAGTGAAAAATTTTGTGAGTTTTTTAATATAACTTCACATGGTAATTTTGAAGGTAAAAACATACTTAATTTAATTGACAATCCTCTATTTAAGCAAAAAGATGAGTTTATAGAATCGTGTTTAAATAAATTATTTGAATATAGAGAAAAAAGAGTTTGCCCATATAAAGATGACAAAATTTTAACATCGTGGAATGGACTTATGATTACAGCTATGGCAATTGGTGGAAGAGTACTCAAAAATGATAAATATGTTGATGCTGCAAAAAAAGCAGTAGATTTTATATTTGGCAACTTAACTAGGGATGATGGGCGTCTTTTAGCAAGGTATAGAGATGGTGATGCTGCACTTTTAGGATACGTAGATGATTATGCGTTTTTAATATGGGGATTAATTGAATTATATGAGACAACTTATGATGAATATTATTTAAAAAAGGCACTTGATATCAATAAGGATATGTTTAAATACTTTTGGGATAGTAAAAAAGGAGGTTTTTTTGTCTGCGGCAGTGACGGCGAAAGTCTCATTACAAGGCCAAAGGAAATATATGATGGTGCAATTCCATCAGGTAATTCAGCAGCAGCATTTAATTTGCTTAGGCTTTCACGTATGACATCAAATCCCGAATTTGAAGACAGAGCAGTTGAAATATTAAACGCTTTTTCAAATCAGTTCAAAGACTTTGGCATTGGACATTCTTTTTCTATGATTGCATTGTTATTTGAAATGACACCTACTAAGGAAATAATTATAGCATCTGGAGATGATTATAACTCTCAGCAAATGATTAATAGTATAAATAGAGAATTTAGACCATTTGTTGTTTCATTAGTACGTAATAAAAATAACAGTTTAGATGAGATAATTTCATCTGCTGAAAATTATACTGCAGTAGGAGGAAAATCAACAGCTTATGTTTGTGAAAATTTTGCATGTCAAAGTCCAGTCACGAATATTAGTGATTTTGAAAATTTAATTGGCAAATAA
- a CDS encoding electron transfer flavoprotein subunit alpha/FixB family protein, whose protein sequence is MAVIVDNKGVLVFAEQREGKLMNIAFELLGEGKKLANSLGVELGAVLIGDNVADKAKELIAYGADVVYLVEDSALKNYRTETYTAVIENLVKTYKPEIILIGATNIGRDLGPRVAARIHTGLTADCTQLNIDPETRLLMQTRPAFGGNIMATIICPNNRPQMSTVRPGVMRKADPNNNRTGKVVKVKYDTTTQVRTIVKEVFHEASHAVDLEEAKVIVAGGRGVGSTEGFELLKQLADKLGGTLGASRGAVDAGWISSSHQVGQTGKTVHPKIYIACGISGAIQHVAGMQSSTCIIAINKNPGAPIFKAADYGIVGDIYQIVPMMIEALKTNK, encoded by the coding sequence ATGGCAGTTATTGTTGATAATAAGGGTGTATTGGTCTTTGCTGAGCAAAGAGAAGGTAAATTAATGAATATAGCCTTTGAACTTCTCGGCGAGGGTAAAAAGTTGGCTAATTCTTTAGGTGTAGAGCTTGGGGCTGTCTTAATTGGTGACAATGTTGCAGATAAAGCTAAGGAACTTATAGCCTATGGAGCAGATGTGGTTTATTTGGTAGAGGATTCTGCTCTAAAGAACTATCGAACTGAAACTTACACAGCTGTAATTGAAAATTTGGTTAAAACATATAAACCTGAAATTATACTCATTGGTGCCACTAATATTGGTAGGGACTTGGGACCTCGTGTAGCTGCTAGGATACACACCGGTTTGACTGCTGACTGTACTCAACTTAATATTGATCCTGAGACCAGACTTCTTATGCAAACTCGTCCTGCTTTTGGCGGCAATATAATGGCTACTATTATCTGTCCAAATAATCGCCCTCAAATGTCTACTGTTCGACCTGGGGTAATGAGGAAAGCTGATCCAAATAACAATCGTACTGGTAAAGTGGTTAAGGTTAAGTATGACACCACCACTCAAGTTCGTACAATTGTTAAAGAAGTTTTTCATGAAGCAAGTCATGCAGTAGACCTTGAAGAAGCTAAAGTTATTGTTGCAGGCGGCCGCGGTGTTGGCAGCACTGAAGGTTTTGAGCTTCTAAAGCAGCTAGCAGATAAACTAGGAGGAACACTTGGAGCTTCCCGCGGTGCTGTGGATGCAGGATGGATTTCTAGCAGCCATCAGGTTGGTCAAACAGGTAAGACTGTTCATCCAAAGATTTATATTGCCTGCGGTATTTCCGGAGCTATCCAGCATGTGGCTGGAATGCAAAGCTCTACCTGTATAATTGCAATCAATAAAAACCCTGGTGCTCCTATTTTCAAGGCAGCCGACTATGGTATTGTAGGAGACATTTATCAGATTGTTCCAATGATGATTGAAGCATTGAAAACTAATAAATAA
- a CDS encoding electron transfer flavoprotein subunit beta/FixA family protein, protein MKIIVCMKQVPNTNEVKINPKTGTLIREGIPSIINPDDKSALEEAIRIKEQKGGTVTVLTMGPPQADFALREALAMGADEAILLSDRIFAGADTWATSLALAKAIQKIENFDLIFTGRQAIDGDTAQVGPEIAEHLNLPQVTYVKKVISIDDDKVTVERVMEDGHEVIECKLPAVLTAVKELNDPRFPTACGIVDAFDVDKIAVWNGEFIGANTEEMGLKGSPTKVKRTFTPPIKGASKILGGTPKEAVSSLIQELCEKHIL, encoded by the coding sequence ATGAAAATAATCGTATGTATGAAACAAGTACCTAACACTAACGAAGTTAAAATTAACCCTAAAACTGGTACTCTCATTAGGGAAGGTATTCCAAGTATCATAAATCCTGATGATAAAAGTGCTCTTGAAGAAGCTATTAGAATTAAGGAACAGAAAGGCGGTACTGTTACCGTTTTGACTATGGGTCCTCCCCAAGCCGATTTTGCACTGCGCGAAGCCCTAGCCATGGGTGCAGATGAAGCTATACTGCTTTCGGATAGGATATTTGCTGGTGCAGATACCTGGGCTACATCACTGGCTTTGGCTAAGGCAATTCAAAAAATTGAAAATTTTGATCTTATATTTACTGGCCGCCAGGCCATTGATGGTGACACAGCTCAGGTCGGACCTGAAATAGCTGAACACTTAAATTTGCCTCAGGTTACCTATGTGAAGAAAGTCATATCTATTGATGATGATAAAGTAACTGTAGAAAGGGTCATGGAAGATGGGCATGAAGTAATTGAGTGTAAACTTCCTGCAGTTTTGACAGCTGTTAAAGAACTTAATGACCCGCGTTTTCCTACAGCTTGCGGCATTGTGGATGCTTTTGATGTTGATAAGATTGCTGTTTGGAATGGTGAATTCATAGGAGCTAATACTGAAGAAATGGGACTTAAGGGCTCTCCAACCAAGGTAAAAAGAACATTCACTCCGCCGATTAAAGGTGCAAGCAAGATATTGGGTGGTACCCCTAAAGAAGCTGTATCTTCTTTAATACAAGAACTCTGTGAGAAACATATATTATAA
- a CDS encoding acyl-CoA dehydrogenase — MDFELTSKHEMFRTLFREFAEKEVSPLASELDESGEFPLDTVKKMEKLGFMGIPFPKEYGGAGADNITYILAIEEIAKACATTSIILAVHMLSSFGIYLFGNSEQKKKYLIPMAQGKSLGAFALTEPNAGTDASNQQTTAVLEGDEYVLNGTKIFITNGGYADTYIVTAMTDQSKGLKGISAFIVEKGTPGFSFGKKENKMGIRASSTTELIFQECRIPKENLLKKEGDGFKIAMKCLDGGRISIAAEALGLAQAALDEAVRYANERQQFNKPIASFQAIQWMIADMATRVECARMLVYHAAWLKDNNKPYGKESAMAKLYASETASFCANKAVQIHGGYGYMKEYKVERLLRDSRITEIYEGTSEAQRMVIARAALK, encoded by the coding sequence ATGGACTTTGAATTAACATCAAAACATGAAATGTTCAGAACATTGTTTCGTGAATTTGCGGAAAAAGAAGTTAGTCCGCTGGCTAGTGAGTTAGACGAAAGTGGAGAATTTCCTTTAGATACTGTAAAAAAGATGGAAAAGTTAGGCTTCATGGGAATACCATTTCCTAAAGAATATGGCGGAGCGGGAGCTGATAACATAACATATATCCTAGCAATTGAGGAAATTGCTAAAGCTTGTGCAACTACATCAATTATCTTAGCTGTACATATGTTATCAAGCTTTGGTATATATTTATTTGGCAATAGTGAGCAAAAGAAGAAGTATTTAATTCCCATGGCTCAAGGCAAATCTCTTGGCGCTTTCGCCCTTACTGAACCAAATGCTGGAACTGATGCTTCCAACCAGCAGACAACAGCGGTATTAGAGGGAGATGAATATGTATTAAACGGCACAAAAATATTTATAACAAATGGTGGCTATGCTGATACATATATTGTCACTGCCATGACTGACCAAAGCAAAGGCTTGAAAGGTATTAGTGCATTTATTGTTGAGAAAGGGACACCTGGATTTTCTTTTGGTAAAAAGGAAAATAAAATGGGCATTAGGGCTTCCAGTACTACTGAATTGATTTTTCAAGAATGCCGAATTCCAAAGGAAAATCTTTTAAAAAAAGAGGGTGACGGATTTAAAATAGCCATGAAATGTTTAGACGGAGGGCGTATAAGTATTGCCGCTGAAGCATTAGGGCTAGCTCAAGCTGCTTTAGATGAGGCGGTTAGATATGCAAATGAGCGCCAGCAGTTTAATAAACCAATTGCCAGTTTCCAAGCTATTCAGTGGATGATAGCTGATATGGCTACTAGAGTAGAGTGTGCCAGAATGTTAGTTTATCATGCCGCTTGGCTGAAGGATAACAATAAACCTTATGGCAAAGAATCAGCGATGGCTAAACTCTATGCTTCTGAAACAGCTAGTTTCTGTGCTAACAAAGCAGTTCAAATTCACGGCGGTTATGGATACATGAAGGAATATAAGGTCGAGCGATTGCTAAGAGATTCTAGGATAACAGAGATATACGAAGGTACCTCAGAGGCACAGCGTATGGTTATCGCTAGAGCAGCATTGAAGTAG
- a CDS encoding enoyl-CoA hydratase-related protein: protein MTQYENVTFEDKNGIGIITINRPKELNALNYAAVKELGQLLEYLSEDKAVKVIIITGGTNKAFAAGGDIIEMQNMTTLQARNWGKMGQSVFSKLENMSQPVIAAINGFALGGGCELAMACDIRIASEKAKFGQPEVTLGVIPGFGGTQRLPRLIGKGRAKKLLFTGEMIDAAEAFRIGLVDKVTAASNLMNEAVTMAEQIMSRSTLAVSLCKTAVNRGLDLDLESGLAYEAEVFGSCFSTADQKEGMNAFAEKRKPNFTGE from the coding sequence TTGACACAGTATGAAAATGTTACCTTTGAAGATAAAAATGGTATAGGAATTATTACAATAAATAGACCTAAGGAATTAAATGCATTGAATTATGCAGCAGTAAAAGAACTGGGTCAGCTTTTAGAATACCTGTCTGAAGATAAGGCTGTAAAGGTAATAATAATAACTGGGGGCACAAATAAGGCATTTGCTGCAGGGGGAGATATCATTGAAATGCAGAACATGACTACATTACAGGCACGTAACTGGGGCAAAATGGGGCAGTCTGTATTCAGTAAATTGGAGAACATGTCTCAACCGGTTATAGCTGCAATAAATGGTTTTGCATTAGGAGGCGGCTGTGAGCTGGCAATGGCATGTGATATTCGAATTGCTTCGGAAAAAGCAAAGTTTGGTCAGCCAGAAGTTACACTTGGTGTAATTCCAGGTTTTGGTGGTACCCAGCGCCTACCTCGACTAATAGGTAAGGGAAGAGCAAAAAAATTGTTGTTTACTGGTGAAATGATTGATGCAGCAGAAGCTTTTAGAATTGGGCTTGTTGATAAGGTTACTGCCGCAAGTAATTTAATGAATGAGGCAGTAACTATGGCGGAGCAAATCATGTCACGTTCCACACTGGCAGTATCATTATGCAAGACAGCTGTCAATAGGGGACTTGATTTAGATCTTGAATCTGGTCTTGCTTACGAGGCTGAAGTATTTGGATCATGCTTTTCAACAGCCGATCAGAAGGAAGGTATGAATGCATTTGCTGAGAAGCGCAAACCCAACTTTACTGGCGAGTAA
- a CDS encoding OB-fold domain-containing protein, producing the protein MTNKAKIYTYTVINSASADFVDKVPYVVAILEDAAGTRFPSYVEGYKEGMDVSIGMDVEFLKEDKLENKIYKFI; encoded by the coding sequence ATGACGAATAAAGCGAAAATATACACTTATACTGTGATTAACTCTGCTTCAGCTGATTTTGTTGATAAAGTTCCATATGTTGTTGCTATTTTAGAAGATGCAGCTGGTACTAGATTTCCTTCTTATGTAGAAGGATACAAAGAGGGAATGGATGTATCTATTGGTATGGATGTTGAGTTCTTAAAGGAAGATAAGCTGGAAAATAAAATTTATAAGTTTATTTAG